A single genomic interval of Burkholderia cepacia ATCC 25416 harbors:
- a CDS encoding type IV toxin-antitoxin system AbiEi family antitoxin codes for MPENAPLPMSEQHVLDEACAAFERATRRFGARPVRVPAAYAGQADAMIRFDVAGHVFEMPAAVSLRVESLPGALAALRRRGIATATPGERPLMLIAPYLSAELAAGLTDQGIPFLDTAGNACLIQPEATVMIAGRPKPARTPRRQASRATTPKGLAVMFAVATQPGLVAQPYRAIAAASGVALGTVNLAMDDLIARGLVGQRRNGERLIPDWPRFVHEWVALYPSRLRAKLPSRRYASLAPDWWRDFDFASFDARLGGEPAADLLTHDLKPAEITVYTHGAASNRLLLQARLRPDDRGDVEIVEAFWPHSPALDWHEPRMPLVPPLLIYADLVSSGDSRNLAAAERIHDRYLAHPPA; via the coding sequence ATGCCCGAGAACGCCCCCCTTCCGATGTCGGAACAGCACGTGCTCGACGAAGCCTGCGCCGCGTTCGAACGCGCGACCCGGCGCTTCGGCGCGCGGCCCGTGCGCGTGCCGGCCGCGTATGCCGGGCAAGCCGACGCGATGATCCGCTTCGACGTTGCCGGGCACGTATTCGAGATGCCGGCCGCCGTGAGCCTGCGCGTCGAATCGCTGCCGGGCGCACTCGCGGCACTGCGCCGCCGCGGCATTGCGACCGCGACACCCGGCGAGCGGCCGCTGATGCTGATCGCCCCCTATCTTTCGGCCGAACTGGCCGCCGGCCTGACCGACCAGGGCATCCCGTTTCTCGACACCGCGGGCAACGCATGCCTGATCCAGCCGGAAGCGACCGTGATGATCGCGGGCCGGCCGAAACCCGCGCGCACGCCGCGCCGGCAGGCATCGCGCGCGACGACGCCGAAGGGGCTGGCCGTGATGTTCGCGGTCGCGACACAGCCGGGCCTCGTCGCGCAGCCGTATCGGGCGATTGCGGCCGCATCGGGTGTCGCGCTCGGCACGGTCAACCTCGCGATGGACGACCTGATCGCGCGCGGCCTCGTCGGCCAGCGCCGCAATGGCGAGCGCCTGATACCCGACTGGCCGCGCTTCGTGCACGAATGGGTTGCGCTGTACCCGAGCCGCCTGCGCGCGAAACTGCCGAGCCGTCGTTATGCCAGCCTCGCGCCCGACTGGTGGCGCGATTTCGATTTCGCGTCGTTCGATGCGCGGCTCGGCGGCGAACCGGCGGCCGACCTGCTGACGCACGATCTGAAGCCGGCCGAGATCACCGTCTATACGCACGGCGCGGCATCGAACCGCCTGCTGCTCCAGGCCCGCCTGCGCCCGGACGACCGCGGCGACGTCGAAATCGTCGAAGCATTCTGGCCGCACTCGCCCGCGCTCGATTGGCACGAGCCGCGCATGCCGCTCGTACCGCCGCTCCTGATCTATGCGGATCTCGTCTCGTCCGGGGACAGCCGCAACCTTGCCGCCGCCGAACGGATCCATGACCGATACCTCGCCCATCCGCCCGCTTGA
- a CDS encoding M20 aminoacylase family protein, with protein MTHSVIPAGLADEMIEIRHRIHAHPELGFEEFATSDLVAEQLQSWGYTVHRGLGGTGVVAQLKVGNGTQRLGLRADMDALPIHEATGLPYESKIAGKMHACGHDGHTAMLLAAAKHLARERRFSGTLNLIFQPAEEGLGGAKKMLDEGLFELFPCDAIFAMHNMPGFPTGKFGFLPGPFMASSDTVVIDVQGRGGHGAVPHKAVDSVVVCAQIVIALQTIVSRNVSPLDMAIVTVGAIHAGEAPNVIPDRAQMRLSVRALKPEVRDLLETRIKEVVHAQAAVFGATATIDYQRRYPVLVNDTDMTAFARGVAREWVGEANLIDGMVPLTGSEDFAFLLEKRPGCYLIIGNGDGEGGCMVHNPGYDFNDAALPTGASYWVKLAEAFLV; from the coding sequence GTGACGCACAGCGTGATTCCCGCAGGCCTCGCCGATGAAATGATCGAGATCCGGCACCGCATCCATGCCCACCCCGAGCTCGGCTTCGAGGAATTCGCGACGAGCGATCTCGTCGCCGAGCAACTGCAGTCGTGGGGCTACACGGTGCATCGCGGGCTGGGCGGCACGGGCGTCGTCGCGCAGCTGAAGGTCGGCAACGGCACGCAGCGCCTCGGCCTGCGCGCCGACATGGATGCGTTGCCGATCCACGAGGCCACGGGCCTGCCGTACGAGAGCAAGATCGCCGGCAAGATGCACGCATGCGGTCACGACGGCCACACGGCGATGCTGCTCGCGGCCGCGAAGCATCTTGCGCGCGAGCGCCGCTTCTCGGGCACGCTGAACCTGATTTTCCAGCCGGCGGAAGAAGGGCTCGGCGGCGCGAAGAAGATGCTCGACGAAGGGCTGTTCGAGCTGTTCCCGTGCGACGCGATCTTCGCGATGCACAACATGCCGGGGTTCCCCACGGGCAAATTCGGCTTCCTGCCGGGGCCGTTCATGGCGTCGTCCGATACCGTCGTCATCGACGTGCAGGGCCGCGGCGGCCACGGCGCGGTGCCGCACAAGGCGGTCGATTCGGTGGTCGTGTGCGCGCAGATCGTCATTGCGCTGCAGACGATCGTGTCGCGCAACGTGTCGCCGCTCGACATGGCGATCGTCACGGTCGGCGCGATCCACGCGGGCGAGGCGCCGAACGTGATTCCCGATCGCGCGCAGATGCGCCTGTCGGTACGGGCGCTGAAGCCGGAGGTGCGCGACCTGCTCGAGACGCGCATCAAGGAAGTCGTGCATGCGCAGGCCGCCGTGTTCGGCGCGACCGCGACGATCGACTACCAGCGCCGCTACCCGGTGCTCGTCAACGACACGGATATGACCGCGTTCGCGCGCGGCGTCGCGCGCGAGTGGGTGGGCGAAGCGAACCTGATCGACGGGATGGTGCCGCTCACCGGCAGCGAGGATTTCGCGTTCCTGCTCGAGAAGCGGCCGGGCTGCTACCTGATCATCGGCAACGGCGACGGAGAGGGCGGCTGCATGGTGCACAACCCCGGCTACGACTTCAACGACGCGGCACTGCCTACCGGCGCGTCGTACTGGGTCAAGCTGGCCGAGGCGTTCCTGGTGTGA
- the bamE gene encoding outer membrane protein assembly factor BamE domain-containing protein produces MRKQFLTVLTACAVAMLAAGCDDQKVADAVNAIKPDPMAFGNLQPGVSTTEDVLRQAGKPEMVRQGDDGSQRFEYPRGPYGTSTYMLDFGPDGRLVSITQALTAANIAKVVPGMSKDDVRQLLGKPTEIAQYALSHEEVWSWHWAEGGVSGDAMFNAHFSPDGTVIRTSRSEAPGREKP; encoded by the coding sequence ATGCGAAAACAGTTTCTGACCGTACTGACCGCCTGTGCGGTCGCCATGCTGGCAGCCGGGTGCGACGACCAGAAAGTGGCTGACGCGGTGAATGCGATCAAGCCCGATCCGATGGCGTTCGGCAATCTGCAGCCGGGCGTGTCGACGACCGAGGACGTGCTCCGCCAGGCGGGCAAGCCGGAAATGGTCAGGCAGGGCGACGACGGCTCGCAGCGGTTCGAATATCCGCGCGGCCCGTACGGCACGAGCACCTACATGCTCGATTTCGGGCCCGACGGCCGGCTCGTGTCGATCACCCAGGCGCTGACGGCGGCGAACATCGCGAAGGTCGTGCCCGGGATGTCGAAGGACGACGTGCGCCAACTGCTCGGCAAGCCGACCGAGATCGCGCAATACGCGCTGAGCCACGAAGAGGTGTGGAGCTGGCACTGGGCCGAGGGCGGCGTATCGGGCGACGCGATGTTCAACGCGCATTTCTCGCCCGACGGCACCGTGATCCGCACTTCGCGCTCGGAAGCGCCGGGCCGCGAAAAACCCTGA
- a CDS encoding cobyrinate a,c-diamide synthase: protein MPACPALFVSAPASGQGKTSVTAGLARLHRRLGRRVRVFKTGPDFLDPMLLERASGAPVHALDLGMVGEAGCRALLADAARDADLILIEGVMGLFDGTPSSADLAAAFGVPVVAVISAKAMAQTFAAIAFGLARFRPGLPFHGVLANRVGSARHAELLQQALPDDLHWLGHVPADAGIALPERHLGLHQPADIDDLDARLDRAADVLAQTALAELPPAVAFAEPDAAAPLPRALAGKRIAIARDAAFSFIYPANLALLEALGARLRFFSPLADEPVPDDCDALFLPGGYPELHAATLAANDATARTLRAHAAARRPIVAECGGMVYLCESLTDVDGVTTSMLGLLPGRATMQRRFAALGMQQLDTRTGPMRGHTFHYSTLATPLEPVANAARPDGKPGSGEAVYRHGAIVATYMHLYWPSNPEAVVALFGGTAF from the coding sequence ATGCCCGCCTGCCCCGCGCTGTTCGTCAGTGCGCCCGCGTCGGGCCAGGGCAAGACGTCGGTGACGGCCGGCCTCGCGCGGCTGCACCGCCGGCTCGGCCGCCGTGTGCGCGTGTTCAAGACCGGGCCCGACTTTCTCGATCCGATGCTGCTCGAACGCGCGAGCGGCGCCCCCGTGCATGCGCTCGATCTCGGGATGGTCGGCGAGGCCGGCTGCCGCGCGTTGCTTGCCGATGCCGCACGCGATGCCGACCTGATCCTGATCGAAGGCGTGATGGGGCTGTTCGACGGCACGCCGAGCAGTGCCGACCTCGCGGCTGCGTTCGGCGTGCCGGTCGTCGCGGTGATTTCCGCGAAGGCGATGGCGCAGACGTTCGCGGCGATCGCGTTCGGGCTCGCCCGGTTCCGGCCGGGGCTGCCGTTTCACGGCGTGCTCGCGAACCGCGTCGGCTCGGCCCGGCACGCGGAACTGCTGCAACAGGCGCTGCCCGACGACCTGCACTGGCTCGGGCACGTGCCGGCTGACGCGGGCATCGCGCTGCCGGAGCGGCATCTCGGCCTGCACCAGCCGGCCGACATCGACGATCTCGACGCACGGCTCGATCGCGCGGCGGACGTGCTCGCGCAGACGGCGCTCGCCGAATTGCCGCCCGCCGTCGCGTTCGCCGAACCGGACGCCGCGGCGCCGCTGCCGCGTGCGCTCGCCGGCAAGCGGATCGCGATTGCGCGCGACGCGGCGTTTTCGTTCATCTATCCGGCGAATCTCGCGCTGCTCGAGGCGCTCGGCGCGCGGTTGCGCTTCTTCTCGCCGCTCGCCGACGAACCCGTGCCGGACGATTGCGACGCGCTGTTCCTGCCGGGTGGCTATCCGGAACTGCATGCGGCGACGCTCGCGGCGAATGACGCCACCGCACGGACCCTTCGCGCGCATGCGGCGGCTCGCCGGCCGATCGTCGCGGAATGCGGGGGGATGGTGTATCTGTGTGAATCGCTGACCGACGTCGACGGTGTCACGACGTCAATGCTCGGGCTGTTGCCGGGGCGGGCGACGATGCAGCGCCGGTTCGCGGCGCTCGGCATGCAGCAGCTCGATACGCGTACCGGGCCGATGCGCGGCCATACGTTTCATTATTCGACGCTCGCGACGCCGCTGGAACCGGTCGCGAACGCGGCGCGCCCCGACGGCAAGCCGGGCAGCGGCGAAGCCGTCTATCGCCACGGCGCGATCGTCGCGACGTACATGCACCTGTACTGGCCGTCGAATCCGGAGGCGGTCGTGGCGCTGTTCGGCGGCACGGCGTTCTGA
- the cobO gene encoding cob(I)yrinic acid a,c-diamide adenosyltransferase, translating to MKTDAESHQRMTERRRAGHEKKQAAAVNEKGLLIVNTGNGKGKSTAAFGMAVRVLGHGMRLGVVQFIKGALHTSERDFLGAVAECDFVTMGDGYTWNTQNRDADIATARKGWDEARRMIESGDYRMVILDELNTVLKYEYLPLDEVLATLAARPDSVHVVVTGRHAPDALIDAADLVTEMRLVKHPYKEQGVKAQRGVEF from the coding sequence ATGAAAACCGACGCCGAATCCCATCAACGGATGACCGAACGCCGCCGCGCGGGCCACGAGAAGAAGCAGGCCGCCGCCGTCAACGAAAAGGGCCTGCTGATCGTCAACACCGGCAACGGCAAGGGCAAGAGCACGGCCGCGTTCGGCATGGCCGTGCGCGTGCTCGGCCACGGCATGCGGCTCGGTGTCGTGCAGTTCATCAAGGGCGCGCTGCACACGTCCGAGCGCGACTTCCTCGGCGCGGTTGCCGAATGCGATTTCGTGACGATGGGCGACGGCTACACGTGGAACACGCAGAACCGCGACGCCGACATCGCGACCGCGCGCAAGGGCTGGGACGAGGCGCGCCGGATGATCGAAAGCGGCGACTACCGGATGGTGATCCTCGACGAGTTGAACACGGTGCTGAAGTACGAATACCTGCCGCTCGACGAAGTGCTCGCGACGCTTGCCGCGCGTCCCGATTCGGTCCACGTCGTCGTGACCGGGCGGCATGCGCCCGACGCGCTGATCGACGCGGCCGACCTCGTCACCGAGATGCGGCTCGTCAAGCATCCGTACAAGGAGCAAGGCGTGAAGGCGCAGCGCGGCGTGGAGTTCTGA
- a CDS encoding cobalamin biosynthesis protein translates to MMRVAIGVGFRAGVTAAQLDAAIRIALMRYPAAEPALVATLADKARARALRTLCARRGWPLVAFDAAQLASRPELAVSGPSDAALARFGVAGVAEPCAQLAAPHGRLLGPKSIRDGVTVALAGPL, encoded by the coding sequence ATGATGCGCGTCGCGATCGGTGTCGGTTTCCGCGCGGGCGTGACGGCCGCGCAACTCGATGCCGCGATCCGCATCGCGCTGATGCGGTACCCGGCTGCCGAACCGGCGCTCGTCGCCACGCTCGCCGACAAGGCGCGCGCACGCGCGCTGCGCACGCTGTGCGCGAGACGCGGCTGGCCGCTCGTCGCGTTCGACGCGGCACAGCTCGCGAGCCGCCCCGAACTGGCCGTGAGCGGCCCGTCGGATGCCGCGCTCGCCCGCTTCGGCGTCGCGGGCGTGGCCGAGCCGTGCGCGCAGCTCGCGGCGCCGCACGGCCGGCTGCTGGGCCCCAAATCCATCCGGGACGGCGTGACGGTCGCACTCGCCGGCCCGCTCTGA
- the cobA gene encoding uroporphyrinogen-III C-methyltransferase codes for MSRAWLIGAGPGDADLLTLKAVHAIGSADVLLVDDLVNPDVLRHARADAHIEHVGKRGGHASTPQEAIVAAMLAHLRAGRSVARLKGGDPFVFGRGGEELAALGVAGFQVEVVSGVTAGIAAPAALGIPVTQRGDAQGVIFVTGHGAGADEPDWRALAATRMTIVVYMGIRRLDTIAAALREGGLPGDTPCAAIENATRPEQRHVLATLDTLVERVGATGIGSPAIVVIGRVAAFANDPAVRAALGSRA; via the coding sequence ATGAGCCGCGCCTGGCTCATCGGCGCCGGCCCCGGCGACGCCGACCTGCTGACGCTCAAGGCCGTCCACGCGATCGGCTCGGCCGACGTGCTGCTCGTCGACGATCTCGTGAACCCCGACGTGCTGCGCCATGCGCGCGCCGATGCGCACATCGAGCACGTCGGCAAGCGCGGCGGTCATGCATCGACGCCGCAGGAGGCGATCGTCGCGGCGATGCTCGCGCATCTGCGCGCGGGCCGCAGCGTCGCGCGGCTCAAGGGCGGCGACCCGTTCGTGTTCGGCCGCGGCGGCGAGGAGCTGGCCGCGCTCGGCGTCGCGGGATTTCAAGTCGAGGTCGTGAGCGGCGTCACGGCGGGCATCGCCGCGCCGGCCGCGCTCGGCATCCCGGTCACGCAGCGCGGCGACGCGCAGGGCGTGATCTTCGTCACGGGCCACGGCGCGGGCGCCGACGAACCCGACTGGCGCGCGCTCGCGGCCACGCGCATGACGATCGTCGTCTACATGGGCATCCGCCGGCTCGACACGATTGCAGCCGCGCTGCGCGAAGGCGGCCTGCCCGGCGACACGCCGTGCGCGGCGATCGAGAACGCGACGCGCCCCGAACAGCGGCACGTGCTCGCGACGCTCGACACGCTCGTCGAGCGTGTCGGCGCGACCGGCATCGGTTCGCCGGCGATCGTCGTGATCGGCCGCGTCGCGGCGTTCGCCAACGATCCCGCGGTACGCGCCGCACTCGGCAGCCGCGCATGA
- the cobW gene encoding cobalamin biosynthesis protein CobW, protein MTLRKLPVTIVTGFLGSGKTTLMRHILQHAEGRRIAVIVNEFGELGIDGEILKGCGIGCEEADGAQGEASGQLYELANGCLCCTVQEEFYPVMEALVERRADIDHVLIETSGLALPKPLVQAFNWPTIRNSFTVDAVVTVVDGPAAAAGQFAENPQAVDAQRRADPNLDHESPLHELFADQLSSADLVIVNKADLVGDTEFAQIETAIRDEIPPQVKIVRATRGELDLAMLLGLESASEETIHLRHDHHGSADDGDHDHHHDDFDSVVVSGDAGTREATIAALQRVVEAHTIYRAKGFAALPGAPMRLVIQGVGRRFDSYFDRRWQDGETRASRFVLIGEDLDAAALQRAFDAACAAEPQQA, encoded by the coding sequence ATGACCCTACGCAAGCTTCCCGTCACGATCGTCACGGGCTTTCTCGGCAGCGGCAAGACGACGCTGATGCGCCACATCCTGCAGCACGCCGAAGGCCGCCGCATCGCGGTGATCGTCAACGAATTCGGCGAACTCGGCATCGACGGCGAAATCCTCAAGGGCTGCGGCATCGGCTGCGAGGAGGCCGACGGTGCGCAGGGCGAAGCATCGGGCCAGTTGTACGAACTCGCGAACGGCTGCCTGTGCTGCACCGTGCAGGAGGAGTTCTATCCGGTGATGGAAGCGCTCGTCGAGCGCCGCGCGGACATCGACCACGTGCTGATCGAGACGTCCGGGCTCGCGCTGCCGAAGCCGCTCGTGCAGGCGTTCAACTGGCCGACGATCCGCAACAGCTTCACGGTCGACGCGGTCGTGACCGTCGTCGACGGGCCGGCCGCCGCAGCCGGCCAGTTCGCGGAAAACCCGCAGGCCGTCGACGCGCAGCGCCGCGCCGATCCGAACCTCGACCACGAATCGCCGCTGCACGAGCTGTTCGCCGATCAACTGTCGTCCGCCGATCTCGTGATCGTGAACAAGGCCGATCTCGTCGGCGACACGGAATTTGCGCAGATCGAAACCGCGATCCGCGACGAGATCCCGCCGCAGGTGAAGATCGTGCGCGCGACGCGCGGCGAGCTCGATCTCGCGATGCTGCTCGGCCTCGAGTCGGCGTCGGAAGAAACGATCCACCTGCGCCACGACCATCACGGCTCGGCCGACGACGGCGATCACGATCACCATCACGACGATTTCGACTCGGTGGTCGTGTCCGGCGATGCCGGCACGCGCGAGGCGACGATCGCCGCGCTGCAGCGCGTCGTCGAAGCGCATACGATCTACCGCGCGAAAGGTTTCGCCGCGCTGCCCGGCGCACCGATGCGGCTCGTGATCCAGGGTGTCGGCCGCCGCTTCGACAGCTATTTCGACCGTCGCTGGCAGGACGGCGAAACCCGCGCGAGCCGCTTCGTGCTGATCGGCGAGGATCTCGACGCGGCGGCGCTGCAACGCGCGTTCGACGCCGCGTGCGCGGCCGAGCCGCAACAGGCGTAA